CTGGTATTGTTATGATGAGTGCGTCTCCCGTCTTGGCGAGATACCGTCTAGCTTATCGTCTATTTCAGCCCTATGCTGGTGCTAGTGTTCCCTATCGAGGAACTGATAATTTGATTGATGCTCTTTCCAAAGAGAAAAAATTTAGCAATCTTGTTTACGAATTGAAAGAAGCAGGGTTGCTTGAGAAACTCAAACAGGAAAAAGATTTTACTATTTTCGCTCCCACGGATGCTGCTTTTAATGCCTTATCCCGTGAGACATTCAACCGTTACAGACAACCAGAGAACCGCAGTAGAATTCTGAATTACCATATTGTGGTTGGGAATGTGACTGAAGATGATATGAATAAGGGTGGTAAAACTACTTCTGAGGGTAGTGCTGTCAAAATCCAAGTTAATCCAGCAGATGAATCAGTAAAAATTAATGGAGCGAACACGAAGTATCCCTCTATACAAACAAAGAATGGTGTAATTATTGAGGTTGATCAAGTCCTTACACCACCTGGTTTTTAACTCAATCTATCCCAATTTCACTCCGGGAATTAATCACCAGAGATTTTCCTTTTCGGTGATTCCCGTACTAACTGTTACATACCTTTGTTTTTACCCTAACTATCCCTAGTAAACAGAAAACTGTTCTAGGATACGCTTATTAAACAACATAGACCAGTTTTGCCCTAGTCTAAGTATTAATAAAAGCTGTAGCCTGCAAACTTCCAAACTCCACAAATCTAGATAAGCAAATTTTTATTAGGTTTGTGACTATCTCTTGAGTACTCAAAAACAGTATCTGAAA
The Calothrix sp. 336/3 DNA segment above includes these coding regions:
- a CDS encoding fasciclin domain-containing protein; translation: MKKQFFQTLKNLQPWQKLAFVVGFTGIVMMSASPVLARYRLAYRLFQPYAGASVPYRGTDNLIDALSKEKKFSNLVYELKEAGLLEKLKQEKDFTIFAPTDAAFNALSRETFNRYRQPENRSRILNYHIVVGNVTEDDMNKGGKTTSEGSAVKIQVNPADESVKINGANTKYPSIQTKNGVIIEVDQVLTPPGF